A single genomic interval of Kiloniellales bacterium harbors:
- a CDS encoding beta-ketoacyl-ACP synthase III: MTIRSKVAGCGAYLPAEVLTNQDLAARVDTSDDWIRKRTGIRQRHIAAEGELTSDLGVEASNEALRQAGIAGDDLDLIVCATATPDETFPATATRIQAHLGMTRGAAFDVQAVCSGFIYALAVADNFIRSGQSKKALVVGAETFSRILDWEDRGTCVLFGDGAGAVVLEAGEGEGRAADRGVLSTHVYSDGRHHDALYVDGGPSSTRTTGLLRMAGREVYRHAVVRMSEAVDAALAANGLKPEDIDWLVPHQANLRIIESMAQRLDLPEERVVVTVDRHANTSAASIPLALAEAASDGRIQPGHLVLVEAMGGGFTWGSALIRW; encoded by the coding sequence ATGACGATTCGTTCCAAGGTGGCCGGCTGCGGTGCCTACCTGCCAGCAGAAGTCCTCACCAATCAAGACCTGGCGGCGAGAGTCGACACCTCGGACGATTGGATCCGCAAGCGGACCGGGATTCGTCAACGGCACATTGCCGCCGAGGGTGAACTGACGTCGGACCTGGGCGTCGAGGCGTCCAACGAGGCGCTGCGCCAGGCCGGTATTGCCGGCGACGACCTCGATCTGATCGTCTGCGCAACCGCCACCCCCGACGAGACATTTCCCGCCACGGCGACCCGCATTCAGGCGCATCTCGGCATGACGCGCGGCGCGGCCTTCGATGTTCAGGCGGTATGCAGCGGTTTCATCTACGCCCTGGCCGTCGCTGACAACTTCATCCGCTCCGGCCAGTCGAAAAAGGCCCTGGTCGTCGGCGCCGAGACCTTCTCGCGCATTCTCGATTGGGAAGACCGCGGCACCTGCGTGCTGTTCGGCGATGGTGCCGGCGCGGTCGTCCTGGAGGCGGGCGAGGGCGAGGGCCGGGCCGCGGACCGCGGCGTGCTCTCGACCCACGTCTATTCCGACGGCCGCCACCACGACGCGCTCTACGTCGACGGTGGCCCGTCCTCGACCCGTACGACCGGGCTGCTGCGCATGGCGGGACGCGAAGTCTATCGGCACGCTGTGGTTCGCATGAGCGAGGCGGTAGACGCCGCCCTGGCGGCCAACGGCCTGAAGCCCGAGGACATCGACTGGCTCGTGCCGCATCAGGCCAACCTCCGCATCATCGAGTCGATGGCTCAGCGGCTCGACCTGCCCGAGGAGCGGGTCGTGGTCACGGTCGACCGCCACGCCAACACCTCGGCGGCGTCGATCCCCCTGGCGCTGGCGGAAGCAGCCTCCGACGGCCGGATTCAGCCCGGTCATCTGGTCCTGGTCGAGGCCATGGGCGGCGGCTTCACCTGGGGGTCGGCACTGATCCGCTGGTAG